AATTCTACTAGTTAGTATTTTCCTTTcctatattgttttattttttactattttccttttttttcttgttatctaTTTATTCTTCCATTCACTTAGGTAaagatattttgattatttaataaaatatacaaaacaacaatttaaaaaatgttatatcATGGACCTATTAGACAAACTTCAAATACTTCTTTTGAAACTTTCAAAGTTAAGAGGCCTATTAGCCCTAAAATTGAGAATTTATGGACCTGTTacatactttttaaatttatatacttattagacataaaaataaaaatttagagatcaaaatCGTTATATAACCTTGGGGTGAATATATCTTATATTCAaatctttatttgatttttaaccTTTAAGATTTGTCCTATTTTGgtctcttttaaaaaaaaatatctatttcaATTACtagttctcttttttttaaaaaaaaaaacattttgactCATAGATGATAGAACGTTCATAATATATGCCAAAATGAGTATAGTTGAACTAAAACCAAGTgctatcaattttgaaattagaGGTTCAATCTTCTTTccctatatattattaaaagaaaaaagaaaaaaaaaacttccataATATATGTTTTAGTACCCTAACTTCTAGAGAATCAACCGTTatgaatatttattatattatttttcccaaaaaataaaatcacttATATAATATTGGGTTTAACCCATGTGGTTTAAATACATGCTCACAAGTCACACCTTAGCACATTAATAcacatcttaatttttttttcttttttatattttaataaatgtgAAGGTCGAGAATTGTGCCATCAATCtttgatatatttgaaattatgtCGTTAATTTGTTaatctaaaataaatttaaatagaaataaaaataatttgaaaagtttagagatagaaatgaaaattaaaccaTATATATTAGTCCTCAATGTCTTAGTATTTTCTCAATCTATGATTTTCAATtatgaatataaaaattaactaaaataagTTCAAATGACATAACAATAAATCACTAAATTTAAGAAGGATTTTGAAAGAGAAATTATGCCACTTAAAAATATAGTCCAAAAGATATAAGTACTATAGtagaattttaaaagatgaataATAGTTATGCCCActtaaaaataaagttttaaaaataaaaataacaataataatacacGATTTAGAAATTTAGGAGAGGAATCACTCAAAAATTTTACTCTACACGTTGTTTTAGAAATTTAGTAGAGGGATCACTCTCTTTTGATATGTCAAAATGATATATTAGGGAAAAAGAGATCTAAAAAACGGTTGATGTGGGAAAAGATTCTTACCGCATAAACAATGGCCAAGCACTGAACGCTCCCTTCACAAATCGTACTCGTCACACACTTCAACACAAAATAAATGTAGAACAAATCCCTCGACCTTCCATACCCTAATATTCCTGTAATCAAATGAAGAAtttgacttagaaaaaaaaatgttaaacttaTTAATGTAAGATTAAATTTACCGTTACCAAACGAAAAAGAAGAGGTTTAGACTAATGAGAGAAGAGAGTGGGCAACCAACAACTAACCGAGGGGAATTACGGTAAGAACCATGGGAATGGTGAGCAAAGTCTTCCTCCCAAACTTGTCGGACAAGTTTCCTAGCAATGGCATCATTAGCAATGCCCCAAGTCCTGTCACCTATATACCTCAAACATACAACATTATTCGGATTATTCGTCATAGATAGGAAGTTACGACTTTGTTAGTTCCATCGTAGAAAACTTACGACTTGTTGAAAGCCGGTGAAGTAAATGGCGAGAGAACACTCGTCTTGACCGGGACACAGAGCGGACATGGTGACATCTGTAATGGCCGGAGTGATCATCATGGTTGCAAAAGTGTATAGAAATACTGTCACCAACAAATGGCTaagcttccaaatttcttccattgttctgtttttccttctttctgTCTGCCTGTCTTTCTCCTTTTATGAACTGAAACTTGCAGGCTATTGTGTAATCCTAATCCACTTACCCATGTAATGGCTATCTTCTTGTAAGAGGGGAAAAGACCATAAAACGTGGGTCAATTTTAGTTAGCCTTtttccaaataataataattaattaattaatgtgtgtttatttggtttttttaactttaaaaatatctagTAGGTCGTAAGATGTTGGATaactttttaaacttttaattttgtgtcaaatATATCTATgcaatatattcaattttttttttttaaaaaaagataaaagataaaatgatctaatatttaaaacttatttttaaaatatcgtATAGGTTATTGATGATGGAGCTAAGAATGTAAAAACAGTTCACTAGAATAAGCCGAGATTAAttgagaaatttaaagaaaacaataaaattaggAAACATAAGACAACTCTAAAATCAGAGAAAAATCACGATCCACCAGAAAGAGATTCACTCTGTGAAAAATTGTTGCAACGATAGAAAACTCTCCTCCTAATTTCAATTACAAGAACACTCCCTTAAACTTTTATCGCTCACGTCTTGTTTCCTTACTCTCAaactaaaaaatacaaaaaggaaAGTTAACTAAACCATTTGAAATTAGAGTCATTAACTTTTTTTATAGCATTTGAAGTTCATCATTTCCTTAAACTTTTCCAATATGGGATAACTACTATTTTATAGTTTCAGTGATTTAtaccatttttcaaaaatatttatgtatgtgaatgtgatttatttatAGTGATCTTTGAAGACAATCTATATAGTCTTCAATGGTTTAGTATgttctccatttttttctttacttttattcaatACATAGAAATTACAGATTCCTTCAAATTTTCCgcataaaaaaatagaaaaaaaattgaagaacaaaATAGCCATTAAACTTgatcaaatatattaatttaacttttaaattcaTCAAATTAGATCTAAATTCTTGTGCATAGATTGTAAGGATAAAGAAGAAATCCAGAAAATACCCTAATAAAAATTTGTCACGAgtcaattctaaaaaaaaaaacgtttatgtttatttttttactatataaataaaaagttgCAACTATCTATATGCAGCATCATTGTTTAAGGAagaatcaaaattatataatgGTTAAAAAGAACTATGAAATTATGCATTAAACATATGAAAAATTTGTTAACATGAACATTCTTCACGTAACATAAAACATATCTTGATTGATGTAAAAGATTCAAATCCCCTACCTCCATATGTTAAactcaaataaaagaaaagaaaacataagAAATATTACACAAATGcattgaaatctagcacaatGAGTCTAATTTTTTGTTTACCTACCACATCATCCAAAACTACTTCTCTCAATTtcatgaatgaaaaaaaaaaaaaaaaaaaaaacttgaaatgcATTCTAGGcctcatcttttttttttcaactcacTCAACTGTCCAACAATAATCTATATATGATAAACTGTTTTTTATCCtcttttaatatgttttttgatttttttttttggttcgaTTGAATGAGACTACAAATAGGGTGCACCTCGAGGACTGCTCTTCTtaactcacttttttttttaaaaaaaaaaactattgttaaagtataaaaaatgaatttaaaacaagaaaacaagaaagggaaaaagaatatATAGAAGTCCATTATGAGTTTAGGGTTGCTTTCTCCTATAGAAGTAAAGAAAGAGCAAAGATGATTGATGCGTAGCTTGTAAGTAGATCCACCCTCTTTCTATTTGACGCTTGTAGGATTCATCAAGGAGCCGTGCAAGCTTTGTTtctaaaaaagataaataaataattcttttttaaaaaaaattcaaaaacttattattattattttttttttacaacaatgGTAGGGAAGATCAAACCTTCTTAAGAAAGAATGTCATATCAATTACCTATGCtcactttgaaaaaaaaaaaaaaaaactacttttagaTATATTGAAAATACATCAACTAAATTTGGACCATTGAGAACCTAAGAACTAAGTTGGAATGAAACTCAAAACATATATACCAACATAATACCATTTTAACCCATGAGATTTGAAAAAATTGTTTACTTCGACAAGTTTGGCAACCATTATGtcttttaatttacaaaatttgaCTCGATTcatttaaaccattggtaaaatatagataatgaagaaagaaatttgaaggtgaaaatactatctataagcttaattttcaaaaacaaaaaaacaaatacaaaatagttatcaaacgagcCCTAATCATTATCATCATTTTTTGCTATGAGAAAACTGATAACGTGCGTActtgggagtgattttgaaataactaaaatcatttttgtcatatttaaaattacttcgagtcaatcaaaattaattcattgttaattctacaattttaaacatatttttatacTACTAAAATTGATTGTGAATGAATACAAGTATTttaagagtgattttaaaatgacaaatatgattttaaccattttagaaTCACTCTTAGACATGTTCTATATctaatcaagaaaaaaaaaaaaaaaaaaaaaattctttctcCCTCCTCCTCGAGCTACCTTTCATCCACGCCACGTCCTTCTCTCTCAATCTAAAACGAGGAATATCACTCCCTCGCATTAGGAACTCTTCCTCGTTTTGATTCGAGAGAGAAGTGCGAGCATTAGCCATGGAGGAAGGAGATAGAAGAGGACGTGAGATGAGagagaaatagataaaatattattaaatatatctaGGGAAAGAAATATTATCGTcccttaatttctttttaaataaacaatcaaagatttacaaattttaacGATAAAAATATGAGCAGGGGAAGAACTTAGGCTTCCCCATGGCTGCTGCTACTGGTTTCCATGGCTTTAATAGGAGCCCTCATCAGGATACTTTGAACAAATGCAATCATCTGCCACAAAACAAATCATAACCATTTtgcatataataaaaataagttcaTGATCAAATTATATATCATTTTAACCTCTATCATGtccttataatttaaaaaatgttagtataatttttatagtttaattatatcaataccACCATTAATAAATGTGAGTAATGTGttttctttagaaataaaagaaaagaaaaatacttggGTGTATTACGGACCACACATATCTTTGTACATTCGACCAAATTGTCTAATCATAATTTTGCActtcatatttcttttttaaaatattttaattcttttttttgtgAATAATAAAATGAGATGTATAAACATGGGTGCTTAATGAGATGTAACCCAAGTATTATCCTAACAAAAATTAGTAAAAAGTTAAACTCTATATATCCGACAtcttaaaaatgtaaattgacAGAACATTATTAAAGCCATGACTTGAGGAGGGAGGGGGGAATCCAAGATGAAACagagcatatatatatatatattaacattcAAAGAAAAATGCACCAAATAAGAAACTAGTTAACATATGCTAAGAGCAAGGACATTTTGGAAATTTTAACCATGTGATAAAAGTAAGGACCTTTCGGTTCGGAAAGTTTTTAACATTTGTCAAAAACACGCCCAAATCACGAtacttaaatataaatttaaacctAAATCCATCTAGCAAAGCAGCTATAGGCATTGATTAATGGAATGGAAACAAGATTCTTACCGCAGAAGATCCAGCGCATAGAATGCTAAATCCAGGGAAATAAAATGGAGCGTTTTCAGAAAGAAACAAAGCTGAAAATACCAAAACCGGTTTGTAATTAGTGTTGTCGTATTTGGCTGTTGCATTGTACTACATACAGCAGAATTAAGCAATTTACCTGTTAAAGGGGAGAATACTAATGGAGAGACAACATACGCAAATAAAGATATGCCTGAAATGCATCCTTGAGCCTTACCCTGATTATCAATCAAACCCAGGAATATTGTTATGCTAAAAAGACGAAAGCCAAGAATGGATTTCGTAAAAAATCTGATTacatattttgatttgattaCAACAAAAGTCAAATTTTGCTAAAATCTGGTTATATATTCTGATGTTATAAATTGATTTGTCATTAGCCATTTCCATTTTCGTTCAAAGCTATAAAAAGCTAAAGTTAAGTTGTATTTGAAAGCTTGTGACATGTCAATCATTTAGAGTTTTAGAGAGCCATTGTTGTTAGTTCAATCCATTTTCATCCACCAAAACCAGCTATAGTTTCTTCTTTTGTCTCTCTCTACCTAAAACTCAAAGACAATTTGCTTTTTGAAGTTGGGGTAAATGTAATATTATGTGGTTATTCATTTTGAATTAGTGTATTGGTTAAGTTAAGTTGTTAATTATCAATTAGTTACTTAGAATTCATTGGACAATTCCAATAAATAGTCAGGTTATATTTGGTATTTTTGATATATCAATGAATTGGTATATTAGATAGTTTCTATCCAAATGGGATTATCTTTTCCCTTGCTGCCATGGTTTTGATTCAATCCATAAATATAATTGCACAAAAACTGCAACACTTCTTTTAGTGAGATGAATATAATTGTGAATATTAACAAACTAATGAAACGCCCATtccattaataaaaattataaaataaaataaccaatGAATTGCTGAGAGACTATTGACTATGTTGAAGCTGTTCTTGAAAACTAACCTGCTCACTTGCACCAACTTGTTTCGACACAATGCTTTGCAACTGTGGATTACAAAtgagaaataaaataagttcAATCAAATTATTGATCTAAAGTAATAGATTATAAAGAAGTTTGACACTCACGCAAGGTTGCCAGAAAATGAACAAAATGGAAAGCATTGCACCAACATAGATAACCTGATAATTACAGCAAAGTTGATCATTTCATGACATGATGTAATTTATGAAGCAGAGatgaaattcaaatcaatacagtaaactaaaaaataatgaactacatttattaaaagtttaGTAGCAAAGAAGTACCCAATCAGCCCAAGCAAAGCTGTAAAGAAGCATCTGCATTCAAaaccattaaaaaatatttaagcaTCTCCATGAGTAATCTTCaaacttctttgcatgaaatcaGATTATTAGAATAACATTCACAATTATcaagtttaaaaatatgaaCAATGGTAGAGAGCTTACCTGAAGGCAGAAGAAAAAGAGCCCAATTGAGAGCAGCCTGCCCTCTTCTAGAACAGGAACTAAGATTGGGATTAAAAATACCTGCAATGATTCGTTCAATGATAAGAACACACGCGGGAAAAAGATGGATAGTGTCCTATCATCAACGCATTGAAAAATTTAAGCTAAGGCAGATAAAATTAGGGTgctatttattctttttaacaTATTCTAAACGGGAAAATTAACAtggaaagaaatgaagaaacgGAGTAGAATAAAATAGCATGACATGCCTGTGAAATAGTCGAAGCAACCCCAAAAATCACCATTATATCGGCAAACCTATCCTTGTCAAATTGAAATCTGGCTTTTAAATAGTACTGCAGTTGGCAAATCAAACATAGGTCAGCATATCAATAGTCCAAGACAAGCTGCCCTTAATAGGCACACTTGAGAGTCGGTTAAGGATGTAAGATTTATAAACGAACCAAATAGAAATTGATAATCCGAGTAAGATGAGGGTGATCACCAACGActaaaactttcaatttaaaaGTAAACCAAATAAGTTTAATGAAATTATAAGTAAAAGTATTCCGATAAAAAACTGAGATGCATTTAAGTTATTGGTACAAAACAAAAACTGCCTCAGATTGGTTGATTGGATCAAAAGACTAACCAGTATAGAAGCATGAAGTCCAATATCAGCGAGATTGCCAAAAAATGAAACTATGGCTGCTTGTGAAAATGTCAAGCTGCAAATGACGTATGAAAAAACAGAGGATCGaaaatttgagaagaaaattcAATATCCTCCAGTAGAGTCATAAAACTATTTGTTCCAAACTCCATATAACTTGATTACTCGGAAGCAAGAGCGTGACTTAAACTTCTATATATTCTTATTCATCATTGGTTCAATTACTAAATTAAAACATCTTACGACATATCCTGCTCTTATTCACAGAAAATCTACCAACCACCGCAAAAGGGCATGATAGAGAtaagaaaaatgattaaatgCACTTTTGGTCTCTAgaatttaaacttaatttctatttcgtctctaaatttttaaaactaacacTTCCCGtcttgaatttaaaatttagtaaaCCTTGAAGTTTCAAAAGCAATGCTTTTGATTCAAGGTttcaaatagaaactaaatttaacACCAGAAGATTAGTCCATAAgtgtatttaaaataataataatagtaataataataactgaACACATACCTAGTCCTCAATAGGGAAAAGAGGTCCTTCACTGAAGGCAAGGTCAtaataattttctcttttttggaCGAAACTGGATCCGAAGAAACAGATTCTACCTTCTCCCCAGACAGTAGCGGAGAACAGAGATTGTAATCAGCAACAGAATCAGTAAGGAAAAACCTCATATACACCGTCGCAGCAGCCGCCGTGGAAGCCGCTACCTATTTGAGAAGACGAGTTGTTCAACACTGACCACAAATGAAATTTCAGAGAAAGAAAGCAGAGAATACCTTAAAAGTGGATGGAATTGAGAGAAAACGAGCACAGAGAGTCCCGCAGACGGAAGCAGCTGATCCAATGGCAGATAGCATTCCGAATGCAGAAGCTCGTCGATATTCCGGTACATTATCGGCCTGTAAATACAGAGATAAATCAAGACTAATGAATGAATTCCCATGGCGTCGAAGAAGGGTTTCGGGTTAGCGTTGAAGCCGTAAAATGAAATTGATGAAACCAGAGGGAAGAATGGCGGGAAATTTTCTAATACTCATTTCTTGTGTGACACTAAGCATTTAAGAATTATATATAGGTTTCATGCAATAAATTAATATAGGTGTAAATcctattttagattttttatccCCAACTTTGAAGCTTATTCCatgttcttaaacttttaacaaagttaattttaatcttttaacttttaaaaagtgcttATTTTggtatatgttattaaaattCTATCGGTTCTTAATCAAAATGATGAGATCGACTTATATTTTTAGATGATTAGACTGTTAAATAAGTTAGTTATATTAAAAACAAGttaagattttaattttgaattaggtgGTAAAGTGATTTTTTATAGAACTCAAAAAGCATTTAACGTTTAAGACTTTGGTTGTTTAGTATTTTAGTACATTGGTTATTGGTATTTTACTTCACCTTCATTTTGCTCAACTCTTGCAATACACAATTTCATTaaaagagttaacaaaattttaatagtatgaataaaaataaacgcatttttaaaatgtaggaattaaaatataataaaatttaaaattattaatatattaaaatagaatttaaatcattattatattatttgatgACATGCCAAATTATAAAGGTGAGTAATGgagtatataaataataaaactaatcAAATATAAACGCAAATGATATATTAATCACtacattagaaaaataaaataaaaaagaaattatgccACTTAAAAAATTCTAACAATAATAGAATTTTGACAAAATACCTTTTTATCCTAATTTGATTAATAAGATTTCATCTGGATCACACATTTTAaggaattaaatttaaattttttttaatttcattggCTACATTTATTAGGAATTTTAAACACCaaaattacatatttaaattaaaattttaaaaataatctctCTTCCCTTACTTCCCATActcttttctctctcctctTCTCCCTCTTAACCTTTCTCTTCCAAGTTTGTAGAGAGAgactatttttctatttttaatttaaatacgtcttttaaatatttaaaataatttatcaaataaaaaatcgTAATTGTTGGAGTAGATGTTAAGGGAATTCTTTTAAACTTATTCTTCAAAGCTGATGGATGAAAATAGTTAAATCGAAACTTTAGAAACCAAACACGTCTATCAAATAAGAAATCGTAATAGTTGGAGTAGATTCTTACCGCATAAGCAACAGTTAAACACTGAACACTCCCTTCACAAATCGTACTTGTTATACATTTCAACACAAAATAAACGTAGAACAAACTCCTTGACCTCCCACATCCCAATATACCTGCAATCAAACAAATAATTTAGGTTCTATTTGGTAAatgtttaaagtttttttttaaaaaaatcatgttcggtttcatttcaaattttcaattatgatCTTAAGCCACTAAACTAATatatgaagataaatttaatattagacagtagaaatcaatattaattgaagaaaaaataatattgcaGAAATTTAAACTAAGAGTGATGAAACCTAACCGAAAAACTGATCAAACCGGCCGAAACTGACGAACCAACACTGATCGGTcagttttaattcatttttcggTCCGGATTGGTTCGGTAATATGAAAAACTTTAAAACACGTAATCTCGACCGAACCGACCAATAATACAAAGTTTCTGCCTGAGATATTCAAAATAGCTCGATTTGCGTGCAACgttgaatggaaaaaaaaaatagtaaatattcttttctctctctttttaattgTCACATTTTGATTCCCCTGCAttcactatttataaaaatagtaattaaaaaattaatattttaaatataaaaaatgaatcaaaatatttacaaaatataacaaaatttaagaactattaatgatagatacAGTAACATTGTTAGATACTGATATCAATAACTatcattcattattaaaaaattttgttatattttgtaaatattttcagcaattttatcattttaaataatttttcataattttttttttttcttatttgtcTTTTCCATCGTGTAATCattctctttcctttcttctctCTCCATAGTATCATTTCACATGCCTTTTTCACTTCTATCTCaactatttttttctctatcaTCTTTTACCACACCCATTTTTTTATCCATTCTCTCTCATttctttgaaattcattttcctcCTCTCTC
This genomic window from Benincasa hispida cultivar B227 chromosome 4, ASM972705v1, whole genome shotgun sequence contains:
- the LOC120075084 gene encoding hippocampus abundant transcript 1 protein-like → MEEIWKLSHLLVTVFLYTFATMMVVPAITDVTMSALCPGQDECSLAIYFTGFQQIVTGFGALLMMPLLGNLSDKLGRKTLLTIPMVLAVVPLGILGCGRSRSLFYVYFVLKCITSTICEGSVQCLTVAYAADNVPEYRRASAFGMLSAIGSAASVCGTLCARFLSIPSTFKVAASTAAAATVYMRFFLTDSVADYNLCSPLLSGEKVESVSSDPVSSKKEKIIMTLPSVKDLFSLLRTSLTFSQAAIVSFFGNLADIGLHASILYYLKARFQFDKDRFADIMVIFGVASTISQVFLIPILVPVLEEGRLLSIGLFFFCLQMLLYSFAWADWVIYVGAMLSILFIFWQPCLQSIVSKQVGASEQGKAQGCISGISLFAYVVSPLVFSPLTALFLSENAPFYFPGFSILCAGSSAMIAFVQSILMRAPIKAMETSSSSHGEA